From one Lysinibacillus sp. G4S2 genomic stretch:
- a CDS encoding helix-turn-helix transcriptional regulator gives MNENTTTVKGNREISRTFSQRLKHYRQVRNLTYKQLGELAKMDAGYINKLEKGIRRAPSYPIIKNLALSLGVHITDLVDIDPFEEDLPRKSIQEVLVYTEYLIRGKLPTMEARESLSALIQTLLDSEWKEHSKHVDTIKIISKVDIFLKELN, from the coding sequence ATGAATGAAAATACTACGACTGTAAAAGGAAACCGAGAGATTTCAAGGACATTTTCTCAGCGTCTCAAGCACTATCGGCAAGTCCGAAATCTCACTTATAAGCAATTAGGCGAACTGGCAAAAATGGATGCAGGCTATATCAACAAACTTGAAAAAGGTATTAGACGTGCACCTTCATATCCAATAATCAAGAATTTGGCTCTTTCATTGGGTGTGCATATAACCGATTTAGTCGATATCGACCCATTTGAGGAAGACCTTCCAAGAAAGAGTATTCAAGAGGTGTTAGTTTATACCGAATATCTGATTAGAGGAAAACTGCCGACAATGGAAGCAAGGGAGAGTTTGTCAGCACTTATACAGACATTGTTAGATAGCGAATGGAAAGAACATAGTAAACATGTAGATACAATTAAAATAATCAGTAAAGTGGATATTTTTCTTAAGGAACTAAATTAA